From a single Miscanthus floridulus cultivar M001 chromosome 8, ASM1932011v1, whole genome shotgun sequence genomic region:
- the LOC136478032 gene encoding probable peroxygenase 5 — protein MDVRRQRPSSCSWAAAAPLLLLLAVSFGGHHPAAAAADGAVGAPAPGAAGMTELQKHVAFFDRDHDGIITFDETYQGLRDVGVGEVTAKASAALINGALGPKTRPDNANSSRMDIYIENIQKGKHGSDTGAYDAQGRFVPAKFDEIFSKHAKTVPNALTKDELDEMLKDNQEKNDFAGWLAAKSEWEMLYKVAKDKDGRLPKDTVRAVYDGTLFYQLTAQGKKA, from the exons ATGGACGTCCGACGACAACGGCCGTCGTCGTGCTCGTGGGCGGCCGCCGCGCCTCTCCTGCTGCTCCTGGCGGTGTCCTTCG GGGGTCATCACcccgcggcggctgcggcggacGGAGCCGTCGGCGCCCCAGCCCCAGGCGCCGCCGGCATGACGGAGCTGCAGAAGCACGTGGCGTTCTTCGACCGCGACCACGACGGCATCATCACCTTCGACGAGACATACCAAG GTCTGCGGGACGTCGGAGTTGGCGAAGTCACGGCCAAAGCCAGCGCCGCTCTCATCAACGGCGCCCTCGGCCCCAAGACCAGACCT GACAATGCCAACTCCTCGCGCATGGATATCTACATAGAGAACATCCAAAAGGGTAAACATGGAAGCGACACGGGCGCCTACGACGCTCAAGGAAG GTTTGTTCCCGCGAAGTTCGATGAGATATTCTCCAAGCACGCCAAGACCGTACCAAATGCCCTGACAAAAGACGAGCTCGACGAGATGCTCAAGGACAACCAAGAGAAGAATGACTTCGCAGGATG GTTGGCAGCCAAGTCAGAGTGGGAGATGCTGTACAAGGTCGCCAAGGACAAGGACGGGCGCCTGCCCAAGGACACCGTGAGGGCCGTGTACGATGGAACCCTCTTTTACCAGCTGACGGCGCAGGGGAAGAAGGCCTGA
- the LOC136478033 gene encoding probable peroxygenase 5 — protein MGMGRAPRRRASPALLLFAVLFVGRAAAFGDPQGAATTDLYKHASFFDRDGDGVVSFAETYGAFRALGFGLGMSGVSAAFINGALGSKCRPQNATSSKLDIYVEDIYKGKHGSDSGSYDAEGRFVPGKFEEIFAKHAKTVPDALTSDEIDQLLEANREPGDYSGWAGAEAEWKILYSLGKDKDGLLRKDVARSVYDGTLFHRLAPNWKSPDKERLSVIREN, from the exons ATGGGGATGGGCAGGGCTCCGCGACGACGGGCGTCCCCAGCGCTGCTTCTCTTCGCCGTTCTGTTCG TGGGCCGGGCGGCGGCGTTCGGCGACCCGCAAGGCGCCGCCACGACGGATCTGTACAAGCACGCGTCGTTCTTCgaccgcgacggcgacggcgtcgTCTCCTTCGCGGAGACGTACGGCG CGTTTCGGGCTCTCGGGTTTGGACTCGGCATGTCCGGCGTCAGCGCTGCCTTCATCAATGGCGCCCTTGGCAGCAAGTGCAGACCT CAAAATGCAACGTCATCGAAGTTGGACATCTACGTAGAGGACATCTATAAGGGGAAACATGGAAGCGATTCAGGCTCATATGACGCAGAAGGAAG GTTTGTTCCTGGGAAGTTCGAAGAGATATTCGCCAAGCACGCAAAGACTGTCCCTGACGCCCTGACATCGGACGAGATCGACCAGCTGCTCGAAGCAAACAGAGAGCCCGGGGACTACAGCGGATG GGCCGGCGCAGAAGCAGAGTGGAAGATCCTGTACAGCCTCGGCAAGGACAAGGACGGCCTCCTCCGCAAGGACGTCGCAAGAAGCGTCTACGACGGGACGCTGTTCCACAGGCTCGCGCCCAACTGGAAATCTCCCGACAAGGAGAGACTAAGCGTGATCAGGGAGAACTGA
- the LOC136478030 gene encoding plasmodesmata-located protein 7-like has product MATRVTAATVLPVLSVLILLRTGTCADDYSAFVYAGCSQGRYSADSQYASGVDSVLTSVANSAPYAPYDNFTAPSDSSVVGLYQCRSDLPASVCSGCVRSAISRLSSLCAWAVGGAVQLRACFVRYGNDSFLGKQDTTVLFKKCGGTPGDASGVAMRDSALGALVAAAAPAGGGYRAGGSGAVQAMSQCVGDLGAKSCSDCVSAAAAQLKAGCGYATAGEVYLGKCYARFWANGNGGFSSSAGRHGFGLVHVVAAGLFASLAYASLAI; this is encoded by the coding sequence ATGGCCACGCGCGTCACGGCAGCAACGGTCCTCCCCGTCCTCTCGGTTCTGATCCTGCTGCGCACGGGCacctgcgccgacgactactcgGCGTTCGTGTACGCGGGGTGCTCGCAGGGCCGCTACAGCGCCGATTCCCAGTACGCGTCGGGGGTGGACTCCGTGCTCACCTCGGTCGCCAACAGCGCGCCCTATGCCCCCTACGACAACTTCACCGCGCCGAGCGACTCGTCCGTGGTCGGCCTCTACCAGTGCCGCTCCGACCTCCCGGCCTCCGTCTGCAGCGGCTGCGTCCGCTCCGCCATCTCCAGGCTCTCGTCGCTCTGCGCCTGGGCTGTCGGCGGCGCGGTGCAGCTGCGGGCCTGCTTCGTGCGCTACGGGAACGACTCGTTCCTGGGGAAGCAGGACACGACGGTGCTGTTCAAGAAGTGCGGCGGCACGCCCGGGGACGCCAGCGGGGTGGCCATGAGGGACTCGGCGCTCGGCGCACTCGTggccgcggcggcgccggcgggcgGAGGGTACCGCGCCGGAGGGTCCGGCGCCGTGCAGGCCATGTCGCAGTGCGTGGGGGACCTCGGCGCCAAGTCCTGCTCCGACTGCGTCTCGGCCGCGGCCGCACAGCTCAAGGCCGGGTGCGGTTATGCCACGGCGGGCGAGGTCTACCTCGGCAAGTGCTACGCGCGCTTCTGGGCCAATGGCAACGGAGGTTTCAGCAGCAGCGCCGGCCGGCATGGATTTGGTCTAGTCCACGTGGTCGCCGCCGGTTTATTCGCTTCCTTGGCTTATGCCTCACTTGCCATATAG
- the LOC136478034 gene encoding uncharacterized protein — MALEWVMLGYAAGAEAIMLLLLTLPGLDGLRRGMISVVRSALKPMMSLVPFCLFLLMDIYWKYETRPTCDEEHACTPSEHLRHQKSIMKSQRNALLIAAALLLYWILFSVTQLVVRLEQTQQRVEKLKKRDD, encoded by the coding sequence atggcgctggAGTGGGTGATGCTGGGCTACGCGGCGGGCGCGGAGGCgatcatgctgctgctgctgacgcTGCCGGGGCTCGACGGCCTGCGCCGGGGCATGATCTCCGTGGTGCGGAGCGCGCTCAAGCCCATGATGTCGTTGGTGCCCTTCTGCCTCTTCCTGCTCATGGACATCTACTGGAAGTACGAGACGCGGCCCACCTGCGACGAGGAGCACGCCTGCACCCCCTCCGAGCACCTCCGCCACCAGAAATCCATCATGAAGTCGCAGCGGAACGCGCTCCTCATCGCCGCCGCGCTGCTCCTCTACTGGATCCTCTTCTCCGTCACCCAGCTCGTCGTCAGGCTCGAGCAGACGCAGCAGCGCGTCGAGAAACTCAAGAAGCGCGACGACTGA